From the genome of Phyllostomus discolor isolate MPI-MPIP mPhyDis1 chromosome 12, mPhyDis1.pri.v3, whole genome shotgun sequence, one region includes:
- the NUDT19 gene encoding LOW QUALITY PROTEIN: nucleoside diphosphate-linked moiety X motif 19 (The sequence of the model RefSeq protein was modified relative to this genomic sequence to represent the inferred CDS: substituted 3 bases at 3 genomic stop codons), translating to MSGFLRSGSSNWRRAATVVLAADWTHPISTALSLPPPAEGFRLLLLQRSRQQGFLPGAYVFPGGVLDAADRSADWLRLFAPHYGPPRFGLGRAPPSHTTFPVLPTAGPDSAVELGATLPDDVAFRICALRETFEEAGVLLLQPRASPTAVRELSRALPSPEGLATWRTRVRRDPRQFLHLCEHLDCIPDIWALHDWNVWLTPFRQRGGRRFETYFYLCCLREPPPVYLDLAEVVDYQWSSPAEATGSFLSKEIWLVPPQFYEIRRLENFASLSDLHKFCLDHISQGVEEWMPITXXLLMGXSALPGDELYLEDSKFLENSLSNEKKTEEIMKEGKKLHRIVVHNHHLYSIYVTIQSKYKHVYPKTYVVNKEPFVM from the exons ATGAGCGGCTTCCTGCGGTCGGGCTCGAGCAACTGGCGGCGGGCGGCCACCGTGGTGCTGGCAGCGGATTGGACACACCCAATTTCCACCGCTCTGTCCTTGCCCCCGCCAGCTGAGGGCttccggctgctgctgctgcagcgcTCCAGGCAGCAAGGCTTCTTGCCCGGGGCATACGTCTTCCCGGGCGGCGTACTGGACGCGGCAGATCGCTCGGCCGACTGGCTGCGCCTCTTCGCGCCGCACTACGGGCCGCCGCGTTTCGGCCTGGGCCGCGCGCCACCCTCGCACACCACCTTCCCAGTGCTGCCCACCGCGGGGCCGGACTCCGCCGTAGAGCTGGGGGCTACGCTGCCGGATGACGTGGCCTTCCGCATCTGCGCCCTCCGCGAGACCTTCGAGGAGGCGGGCGTCCTGCTGCTGCAGCCGCGGGCCTCGCCGACCGCGGTGCGGGAGCTGAGCCGCGCCCTCCCGTCGCCGGAGGGTCTGGCCACCTGGCGCACCCGCGTCCGCCGGGACCCACGCCAATTCCTGCACCTGTGTGAGCACCTCGACTGCATCCCCGACATCTGGGCGCTGCACGACTGGAATGTTTGGCTCACACCGTTCAGGCAGCGTGGCGGCCGCCGCTTCGAGACGTACTTCTACCTCTGCTGCCTGCGTGAGCCGCCGCCGGTCTACCTAGACTTGGCTGAGGTGGTGGACTACCAG TGGTCATCTCCGGCAGAGGCAACTGGAAGTTTCTTATCAAAAGAGATTTGGTTGGTACCCCCACAGTTCTATGAAATAAGAAGACTTGAAAACTTTGCCTCTCTGTCTGACTTGCACAAATTTTGTTTGGATCACATATCACAAGGAGTGGAAGAATGGATGCCAATCACATAATAACTGCTGATGGGATGATCTGCTTTACCAG gaGATGAGCTGTACTTAGAAGATTCAAAGTTTTTAGAAAACTCTTTGTCCAAtgaaaaaaagactgaagaaatcatgaaggaagggaagaaattgCACCGAATTGTGGTACACAATCACCATCTTTATAGTATCTACGTGACCATTCAGTCGAAGTATAAACATGTTTATCCTAAGACCTATGTAGTAAATAAAGAGCCGTTTGTAATGTAG